Proteins from a genomic interval of Treponema brennaborense DSM 12168:
- a CDS encoding Bax inhibitor-1/YccA family protein produces the protein MNDSVTIRTNESARKKFMTGVYSWMVLALAISAACAYVTATNTVLLSFIFGNAFVFPILVLGELALVFWLSARIGKMSAGAAAAAFVAYSVLNGITLSSVVLVYSGASIVRVFLITAGMFACMSVYGRVTKSDLRSAGRYLMMAVFGILIASVVNVFTRSSGLDWILSLVTVGVFTGLTAYDTQKLYRISAQADESELFAKVAIIGALELYLDFVNVFLALLRLFGKSKN, from the coding sequence ATGAATGATTCCGTAACAATCCGGACGAACGAATCGGCCCGGAAAAAATTTATGACCGGCGTGTACAGCTGGATGGTGCTTGCGCTCGCTATCAGCGCGGCGTGTGCGTACGTGACGGCGACGAATACCGTGCTGCTGTCTTTCATTTTCGGCAACGCCTTCGTTTTCCCGATTTTGGTTTTGGGCGAATTGGCGTTGGTGTTCTGGCTTTCCGCCCGTATCGGTAAAATGAGTGCGGGAGCGGCGGCTGCGGCGTTCGTAGCTTATTCGGTGCTCAACGGCATAACGCTTTCATCCGTTGTGCTGGTATATTCCGGCGCATCGATCGTGCGGGTCTTCCTGATAACTGCCGGAATGTTCGCCTGCATGAGCGTCTACGGCCGCGTGACGAAAAGCGACTTGCGTTCCGCCGGGCGCTATTTGATGATGGCCGTGTTCGGTATTCTGATAGCGTCCGTCGTCAATGTGTTCACGCGTTCATCCGGGCTGGACTGGATTCTGTCTTTGGTAACGGTCGGCGTGTTTACCGGTCTGACTGCGTACGATACGCAGAAATTGTACCGTATTTCCGCTCAAGCGGACGAGAGCGAACTGTTCGCCAAAGTCGCGATTATCGGCGCGCTGGAATTGTATCTCGATTTCGTAAACGTTTTTCTGGCGCTGCTGCGTCTGTTCGGTAAAAGTAAAAACTGA
- a CDS encoding insulinase family protein produces MGTRLVKTAALIAAAAAALWPVSAGDTAPALRASFETAVREVRLQNGLTLYTIEDSGDALVRIEYAVRAGYADQSEPTAGYVPLYASLFAEAGNDSRTYAAQIRSACTQTAARYAVTVTPPHVRPALEYLAECAFDPVFTDESIARAAAELSRQLAGFERSPEGFISTIVNRTVFKGQPYRYAAGIPAGVFDGKTPAQIRSVLDDISRTLYAPANGALFISGAITAEEAERLAAETFGRYGVFPADGAPRSPAEAERRTRERRGTLPPAAASSPAAASSPTTGAGEDARTKRFVLVDGSFSKDIQQIVLQYAADPASHDEAFRAAQKVLAAEDSDLIRRLLSDGTLGIGSPDYVSIAADSSYDTSRLIVQVLAGPHESPAKQALALARYVQNAYDNLTAEPERLAAAFRAVRTEDRAQYADAAAYLSALAERFGAAAGTGSEANQPEDAQNEPGEPFIFVLAHPSVYAAYKKSFAAEGFAAVSRADLRKLTRTPRTSSQDAPQSEAQNTPADAHPEITGESANTPARRFAAAQRAQTAELTLSNGVPLIVKRAPNSSRISFVLEITGGELDSGAAYAGLESILIQAVARNITEAAAVAVTDGAIARMPAVSAETGPETSYIRITCDTADFEPCLKATAGALIFGDIPPAAADEVVYAQEYRARREAADTAVQMQNAALQLIYADTAYAALFQAESDGTARIPYATIAAAYPRLLDASRYRLIAVGGEPEGTAGIADLCETYFGVFSPFPARTHGETITEAVSKKETPPAEPQFPLTERYVRLRRIFSTDKSAGEAPHEPPVLVPTAEFNDPVQYYAPAPSGLFGQTVYNALLYELERRLNDDVAAGKIPAESVRVHAASPRAPYGAMQFTGIPRTFDIDAALYGAARALYDSLQTPESADRIRNGWIRNELAQTGTNEGTARLIAESLLNTGTSCAYADAYVGIESADQNDFATVMERWLLTEPPVRLYSASRR; encoded by the coding sequence ATGGGTACCCGTCTTGTAAAAACCGCCGCGCTGATTGCCGCTGCGGCAGCTGCGCTGTGGCCGGTTTCTGCCGGCGATACCGCTCCCGCACTGCGTGCGTCTTTTGAAACCGCCGTACGCGAAGTCCGATTGCAGAACGGACTGACGCTCTATACTATTGAAGATTCCGGCGACGCATTGGTACGCATCGAATACGCCGTGCGCGCCGGATACGCCGATCAGAGCGAACCGACGGCGGGATACGTTCCGTTATACGCGAGCCTTTTTGCAGAAGCAGGGAACGATTCACGCACGTACGCAGCGCAGATACGCTCCGCATGTACCCAAACGGCGGCGCGGTACGCCGTTACCGTAACACCGCCGCACGTCCGGCCGGCGCTGGAATATCTTGCGGAATGCGCCTTTGATCCCGTCTTTACGGACGAATCGATCGCACGCGCCGCGGCGGAACTTTCACGGCAACTGGCCGGCTTCGAGCGCAGTCCCGAAGGTTTTATCAGCACAATCGTAAACCGAACGGTTTTCAAAGGGCAGCCGTACCGCTACGCGGCGGGGATTCCCGCCGGCGTGTTTGACGGAAAAACGCCCGCTCAAATCCGTTCGGTATTGGACGATATTTCCCGAACACTGTACGCACCCGCGAACGGCGCGCTGTTCATTTCGGGCGCGATCACTGCCGAAGAAGCCGAACGACTCGCAGCCGAAACGTTCGGCCGGTACGGCGTTTTTCCGGCGGACGGTGCGCCCCGTTCTCCTGCGGAAGCCGAACGGCGCACCCGCGAACGGCGCGGAACACTGCCCCCGGCGGCAGCGTCTTCCCCGGCGGCAGCGTCTTCCCCAACGACGGGCGCCGGCGAAGACGCTCGGACGAAACGGTTCGTTCTCGTAGACGGCTCCTTTTCAAAAGACATACAGCAGATCGTCCTCCAGTACGCCGCCGATCCGGCCTCGCACGATGAGGCGTTCCGTGCCGCGCAGAAAGTACTCGCGGCGGAAGACTCCGATCTGATCCGGCGCCTTCTCTCCGACGGAACGCTGGGAATCGGTTCACCGGATTACGTAAGCATCGCTGCCGACAGCTCGTACGATACCAGCCGCCTGATCGTACAGGTGCTCGCCGGTCCGCACGAATCGCCGGCCAAACAGGCGCTCGCACTGGCGCGCTACGTACAGAACGCGTACGACAATCTGACCGCGGAACCGGAACGGCTCGCCGCCGCGTTCCGCGCAGTACGGACGGAAGACCGCGCGCAGTACGCAGACGCGGCAGCGTATCTGAGCGCGCTCGCCGAACGATTCGGTGCAGCCGCCGGTACCGGCTCCGAAGCGAATCAGCCGGAAGACGCGCAGAACGAACCGGGCGAACCGTTTATCTTCGTACTGGCGCATCCGTCCGTTTACGCAGCCTACAAAAAATCGTTCGCCGCGGAAGGATTCGCCGCCGTTTCGCGCGCCGACTTACGCAAACTTACCCGCACACCGCGAACGTCATCGCAAGATGCACCGCAGTCCGAGGCGCAAAACACTCCGGCCGACGCGCATCCTGAAATCACCGGCGAATCCGCAAACACCCCTGCGCGCAGATTTGCCGCGGCGCAGCGGGCGCAGACCGCCGAACTGACGCTCTCTAACGGCGTCCCGCTCATCGTAAAACGGGCGCCGAACAGCAGCCGGATTTCATTCGTTCTTGAAATTACCGGCGGAGAACTCGATTCCGGCGCGGCGTACGCGGGACTCGAATCGATACTGATCCAAGCCGTCGCCCGGAACATCACGGAAGCGGCGGCCGTCGCCGTTACGGACGGCGCCATCGCGCGGATGCCCGCCGTTTCCGCCGAAACCGGCCCTGAAACGAGTTACATTCGCATAACGTGCGATACCGCCGACTTCGAGCCGTGCCTTAAAGCGACGGCCGGCGCGCTCATATTCGGAGACATTCCGCCGGCTGCAGCCGACGAAGTGGTCTACGCGCAGGAATACCGTGCCCGCCGGGAAGCGGCCGACACGGCGGTGCAAATGCAAAACGCCGCGCTGCAGCTGATTTACGCGGACACCGCTTACGCAGCGCTGTTCCAAGCCGAATCCGACGGTACGGCGCGGATTCCGTACGCAACGATTGCCGCCGCTTATCCGCGACTGCTCGACGCGAGCCGCTACCGGCTTATCGCGGTGGGCGGAGAACCTGAGGGAACGGCGGGAATCGCCGATTTGTGCGAAACGTATTTCGGCGTATTTTCACCGTTTCCCGCCCGGACGCACGGCGAAACGATTACCGAAGCGGTCAGCAAAAAAGAAACGCCTCCCGCGGAACCGCAGTTTCCGCTCACGGAACGGTACGTCCGGCTGCGCAGAATATTTTCTACGGACAAATCTGCGGGAGAGGCCCCGCACGAACCGCCCGTACTCGTTCCGACCGCCGAATTCAACGATCCGGTGCAGTATTACGCACCCGCACCGAGCGGGCTTTTCGGGCAGACCGTGTACAACGCGCTCCTGTACGAACTGGAACGGCGGCTGAACGACGACGTTGCGGCGGGAAAGATTCCTGCGGAAAGCGTCCGCGTACACGCCGCGTCGCCCCGCGCTCCGTACGGTGCCATGCAGTTCACCGGAATTCCGCGCACGTTCGACATCGACGCGGCACTCTACGGCGCGGCGCGCGCACTCTACGACAGCCTGCAAACGCCGGAATCGGCGGACCGGATACGTAACGGGTGGATACGGAACGAATTGGCGCAAACGGGAACCAACGAAGGAACCGCGCGCCTCATTGCGGAAAGTCTGCTGAACACGGGAACATCCTGCGCGTACGCCGACGCGTACGTCGGCATCGAAAGCGCGGATCAAAATGATTTTGCGACCGTTATGGAACGCTGGCTGCTCACCGAACCGCCGGTAAGGCTCTATTCGGCAAGCAGACGCTGA
- a CDS encoding 6-hydroxymethylpterin diphosphokinase MptE-like protein — MNSFWNNNRTLFEKRFPQLYALIADELRRAADGVKTASDGSASYPCGWTVRPAKNGQPTAVSSEGRLHSAYDPGREAEQLALSFKEEAPRVGAFVFLGFGLGYAPLAAARSYPSAKLILVEPDAGCFAAALSCVDWRAVFAHSDCALCVSAAHQSVIALLERVGSDSCVFIKGKTGSEEGKRYFDGLDTLIARNRSKRAINTKTLEKFASLWRRNSCRNLPKLAELDGIRRYEGTASNLSACVLAAGPSLDGVLPYLAEIKERCLLICVDTALRACLRSGVEPDFIVLVDPQYWNARHLDRLRAPHGVLITESAAYPSVFRFDCRETVLCSSMYPVGAYFEARCGEKGKLGAGGSVATSAWDFARACGCREIFIAGLDLGFPDKKTHARGSTFEERAHAVSNRLEPAERTAAAALFAAETRTARSYAGGELLTDNRMSLYAWWFESSAAAHPELKTYSLTPDSLRIPGIEAFPLERLLARRDAADERRRFFDSEKAARAEFEKKRPERAARFAAALGGLKADLADMHALAESGERLCRSALDCRSEAEFTARYADVSASLSELDKKIVSSSITEAASLVFPTEERLERVFADSALPAEPMRESLEKSRVIYRLVREAVRGYQRLLAE, encoded by the coding sequence TTGAATTCTTTCTGGAATAATAACCGTACGTTGTTTGAAAAACGTTTTCCTCAATTATATGCGCTGATTGCGGACGAATTGCGGCGGGCTGCCGACGGTGTGAAAACCGCTTCCGACGGTTCCGCTTCGTATCCGTGCGGCTGGACCGTGCGCCCGGCCAAGAACGGGCAGCCGACGGCCGTTTCTTCCGAAGGACGGCTTCACTCCGCGTACGATCCGGGGCGTGAGGCCGAGCAGCTGGCGCTTTCGTTCAAAGAGGAAGCGCCGCGCGTCGGTGCGTTCGTGTTTTTGGGATTCGGACTCGGGTACGCGCCGCTTGCTGCGGCACGATCGTATCCGTCGGCAAAACTGATTCTGGTGGAACCGGACGCGGGGTGTTTTGCCGCGGCGCTTTCGTGCGTCGATTGGCGTGCGGTGTTCGCTCATTCCGACTGCGCCCTGTGCGTCTCCGCCGCGCATCAGAGCGTTATCGCGCTGCTTGAACGGGTCGGTTCGGATTCGTGCGTTTTCATAAAAGGAAAGACCGGGTCGGAAGAGGGGAAACGGTATTTCGACGGATTGGACACGCTGATCGCGCGCAACCGCAGCAAACGGGCGATCAATACGAAGACGCTCGAAAAGTTCGCTTCACTGTGGCGGCGGAACAGTTGCAGGAATTTACCGAAACTGGCGGAACTCGACGGTATCCGGCGGTACGAGGGAACGGCTTCAAACTTGAGCGCCTGCGTGCTCGCGGCGGGGCCTTCGCTCGACGGCGTGCTGCCGTATCTTGCCGAAATAAAAGAACGCTGTCTGCTTATCTGCGTGGATACGGCGCTCCGCGCGTGTCTGCGTTCGGGCGTGGAACCCGATTTTATCGTATTGGTCGATCCGCAGTATTGGAACGCGCGCCATTTGGATCGGCTGCGCGCGCCGCACGGCGTATTGATCACCGAGTCGGCCGCGTATCCGTCCGTGTTCAGGTTCGATTGCCGTGAAACGGTTTTGTGTTCGTCGATGTATCCGGTGGGCGCCTATTTTGAAGCGCGCTGTGGCGAAAAAGGAAAACTCGGCGCCGGCGGTTCTGTTGCAACCAGCGCTTGGGACTTTGCCCGGGCGTGCGGTTGCCGCGAGATTTTCATTGCAGGGTTGGATTTGGGGTTTCCCGATAAAAAAACGCACGCGCGCGGCAGTACGTTTGAAGAGCGCGCTCATGCCGTTTCAAACAGATTGGAACCGGCGGAGCGTACCGCTGCCGCCGCGCTTTTTGCGGCTGAAACCCGTACCGCGCGGAGTTACGCAGGCGGCGAACTGCTGACGGACAACCGGATGTCGCTGTACGCCTGGTGGTTTGAAAGCAGCGCGGCGGCGCATCCCGAACTGAAAACGTATTCTCTTACGCCGGACAGCCTGCGCATACCGGGAATAGAAGCGTTTCCGCTTGAACGGCTGCTGGCGCGCCGGGATGCGGCTGACGAACGCCGCCGGTTTTTCGACTCTGAGAAAGCGGCGCGGGCCGAGTTTGAAAAAAAACGGCCGGAACGCGCCGCGCGTTTTGCGGCGGCGCTCGGCGGATTGAAGGCTGATCTTGCCGATATGCACGCGCTTGCCGAATCGGGCGAGCGTCTGTGCCGTTCGGCGCTTGACTGCCGCAGCGAAGCGGAATTTACCGCGCGATATGCGGACGTTTCCGCATCTCTTTCCGAGCTGGATAAAAAAATCGTTTCGAGTTCAATCACGGAAGCGGCCTCACTCGTGTTTCCGACGGAAGAGCGGCTTGAGCGCGTTTTTGCGGATTCGGCTCTGCCGGCGGAACCGATGCGCGAATCGTTGGAAAAGTCGCGCGTCATATACCGGCTGGTACGGGAAGCGGTGCGCGGCTATCAGCGTCTGCTTGCCGAATAG
- a CDS encoding penicillin-binding protein: MNEIFSRHRLRVCGVIVVLFVLYVVICYGRLAFSPVSPAAAPAQELVRGSIVDRNGKPLAVQTNFYHLSVTPSAVSDAEKTAEVLSPVLNLPADYIQDAVQSATKVFYLKKRMDENEYEAVKKVIQERKLSGLRFDRIPGRAYPENALASQLIGFMGDDGEGLAGVEYSMQNVLSPREEAGSGTLAPGRNVYLTIDANLQYKLEKIARRAMESTQAESVMMIAAEAETGEILSYISLPSVNLNEYRFASASERQDRPAVVAYEPGSVFKIFSVATFIDAGVISEDERFYCDGKYEVKSANGERVSITCLGHHGSVTAREALQFSCNDALAQMSDKINSEFFLAKLRQLGFGSKTGIELPGETAGLVKTTNDRLWSARSKPTISIGQEISVSALQMVEGATALANGGVPVKLTVVSRITDRGGAEEYVHVPQYGERIYKPGTAAYLLSCMQSTAKSGTGYRAALGDISIGVKTGTAQMADLENGGYSDTDFLSNCVAVFPVENPQIILYVVVTKAQGETYAGRIVAPVVAEAADVIIDHLGMSRAGAATLAHSGLVSIPAGKNAEIGSVMPDFSGVPKRFLTGLLNRTDLRVRIVGDGYVVRQNPPAGTAVTENMAIEFFLE, from the coding sequence ATGAATGAAATCTTTTCCCGCCACCGTCTGCGGGTGTGCGGCGTTATCGTAGTGTTATTCGTATTGTACGTAGTGATTTGCTACGGACGACTTGCGTTTTCTCCTGTTTCTCCGGCAGCGGCTCCCGCACAGGAGCTGGTGCGCGGTTCGATCGTGGATCGGAACGGAAAACCGCTTGCAGTGCAGACGAATTTTTATCATCTTTCGGTAACGCCGTCCGCGGTATCCGATGCGGAAAAAACGGCCGAAGTGCTCTCTCCTGTGCTGAATTTGCCGGCCGATTACATACAGGACGCCGTGCAGTCCGCGACCAAAGTGTTTTACCTGAAAAAGCGTATGGACGAAAACGAATACGAAGCGGTAAAAAAGGTCATTCAGGAGCGGAAACTGTCGGGACTCCGATTCGACCGGATTCCCGGCCGCGCGTATCCCGAAAACGCGCTCGCATCGCAGCTTATCGGTTTTATGGGTGACGACGGAGAAGGGCTTGCGGGAGTCGAATATTCGATGCAGAACGTACTTTCTCCTCGTGAAGAAGCCGGTTCGGGTACGTTGGCGCCGGGACGGAACGTGTATCTGACGATAGACGCCAATTTGCAGTACAAACTTGAAAAGATCGCGCGGCGCGCCATGGAGTCGACGCAGGCCGAAAGCGTTATGATGATTGCCGCCGAAGCGGAAACCGGCGAAATCCTTTCGTACATCAGTTTACCGTCGGTCAATTTGAACGAATACAGGTTCGCTTCGGCGTCGGAACGTCAGGATCGGCCGGCGGTCGTCGCGTACGAGCCCGGCTCGGTTTTCAAGATTTTTTCCGTCGCCACGTTTATCGACGCGGGCGTGATTTCCGAAGACGAACGGTTTTACTGCGACGGCAAATATGAAGTAAAATCGGCGAACGGCGAACGGGTGAGCATCACGTGTCTGGGGCATCACGGTTCGGTAACGGCTCGTGAAGCGCTGCAGTTTTCGTGCAACGACGCGCTCGCCCAGATGAGCGACAAAATCAATTCCGAATTTTTTCTTGCAAAGCTGCGGCAGCTCGGCTTCGGTTCAAAAACGGGCATTGAGCTGCCCGGCGAAACGGCCGGTTTGGTAAAAACGACGAACGACCGGCTGTGGTCGGCGCGCTCGAAGCCGACCATTTCCATCGGGCAGGAAATAAGCGTTTCGGCGTTGCAGATGGTTGAAGGAGCGACGGCGCTGGCGAACGGCGGCGTGCCGGTCAAACTGACCGTCGTGTCCCGCATTACCGATCGCGGCGGTGCGGAAGAATACGTTCACGTGCCGCAGTACGGTGAGCGGATCTATAAACCGGGAACGGCCGCCTATCTGCTGAGTTGTATGCAGTCGACGGCGAAAAGCGGTACCGGTTACCGCGCCGCGCTGGGAGATATTTCCATCGGCGTAAAAACGGGTACCGCCCAAATGGCCGATCTTGAAAACGGCGGTTACAGCGACACGGATTTCCTTTCAAACTGCGTCGCCGTGTTTCCGGTGGAAAATCCGCAGATCATTTTATACGTGGTCGTTACAAAAGCGCAGGGGGAAACGTACGCCGGGCGCATCGTGGCTCCCGTCGTTGCCGAAGCTGCGGACGTTATCATCGACCATTTGGGGATGTCGCGCGCAGGGGCGGCGACGCTCGCACATTCGGGGCTCGTTTCCATTCCGGCCGGCAAAAACGCCGAGATCGGTTCGGTTATGCCCGATTTTAGCGGCGTTCCCAAACGGTTTTTGACGGGGCTGCTGAACCGGACGGACTTGCGGGTGAGAATCGTCGGCGACGGATACGTAGTCAGGCAGAATCCGCCCGCCGGAACTGCCGTAACGGAGAATATGGCGATTGAATTCTTTCTGGAATAA
- the lepB gene encoding signal peptidase I: MKKSKKNSSPLLFVVCGVIAGIVLKLFVVDILNVSGTSMEPAVPDGAVIVVSKLAYGLVKPFGDELLAQWRTPRKGEVVLYFYNDKAVVKRCVATSGEPLDFSTDSGYSLTVADKTIPLTEAQYQRIKHSSEVPSGTILAIGDNYAQSVDSRNYGFVSVHNIIGKVICR, encoded by the coding sequence ATGAAAAAATCAAAAAAAAACAGTTCGCCGTTATTGTTCGTTGTCTGCGGCGTTATCGCCGGTATCGTGCTGAAATTGTTCGTCGTAGATATATTGAACGTTTCCGGTACGTCGATGGAGCCTGCGGTGCCTGACGGGGCGGTTATCGTCGTGTCGAAGCTGGCGTACGGATTGGTAAAACCGTTCGGCGACGAACTGCTTGCGCAGTGGAGGACGCCGCGCAAAGGCGAGGTCGTGTTGTATTTCTATAACGATAAGGCGGTCGTCAAAAGATGCGTTGCGACGTCCGGCGAACCTCTGGATTTTTCGACGGATTCGGGATATAGTCTTACCGTTGCGGATAAAACGATTCCGCTGACGGAAGCACAGTATCAGCGGATCAAGCATAGCTCGGAGGTTCCCTCCGGGACGATTCTCGCGATCGGCGATAATTACGCACAGTCCGTCGATTCGCGGAATTACGGGTTCGTCTCGGTTCACAATATAATAGGTAAGGTCATTTGCCGATGA
- a CDS encoding M23 family metallopeptidase: MEIISYLDNRQVSHRSPSRPFGSFNRTTKQTAYGCRPFSPSYAETGTSCDAAVFVRIGCTAARTLKRISRYARPLLFIGALSACGFAITAAFYELNAYVQSFARPVHLAYLSPNEIEVLDNAMERFALVSSDEIDTAGNLLNGGKAISIADINLSQPVTYTSYTVKSGDTISGITRKFGLTNISTLIAANDIHNVRLLRSGQKLRIPSIDGLIYTVKANETIEGVSLRNNIAVEDILDVNDLSSAALQVGQQLFIPGARLDTTTLKKAMGELFIYPLNGNWRLTSKFGFRPDPFTGVKSTHTGIDMAIAQGTPIKAAMSGKIIAAGYTNVYGNYVIIDHENGYQTLYGHMQKPSPLKKGQRVGQGTQIGLVGNTGYSTGAHLHFTVYKNGKLIDPLTVLK, encoded by the coding sequence ATGGAAATCATCAGTTACCTTGATAACCGGCAAGTCTCGCACCGCAGCCCGTCCCGCCCCTTCGGCAGTTTCAATCGGACGACTAAACAAACCGCGTACGGCTGCCGGCCGTTCTCACCGTCGTATGCGGAAACGGGAACAAGCTGTGATGCCGCCGTATTCGTCCGCATCGGCTGCACCGCCGCACGCACGCTGAAACGGATCAGCCGGTACGCCCGCCCGCTCCTGTTCATCGGAGCGCTGAGCGCGTGCGGCTTTGCCATCACGGCGGCGTTTTACGAACTGAACGCATACGTACAAAGTTTCGCCCGCCCGGTTCACCTCGCCTATTTGTCTCCGAACGAAATCGAAGTGCTCGACAACGCAATGGAACGGTTTGCGCTCGTCTCTTCGGATGAAATAGATACCGCGGGCAACCTGCTCAACGGAGGCAAGGCGATTTCAATCGCAGACATCAATCTGAGCCAGCCGGTAACGTACACTTCCTACACCGTTAAAAGCGGAGACACCATTTCGGGAATCACCCGTAAATTCGGACTCACCAATATTTCAACCCTGATAGCCGCCAACGATATCCACAACGTCAGGCTGCTCCGTTCCGGACAGAAACTGCGCATTCCGTCTATCGACGGTCTGATTTATACCGTCAAAGCGAATGAAACGATCGAAGGCGTTTCGCTGCGCAACAACATTGCCGTTGAAGATATTCTCGACGTCAACGATTTGTCGAGCGCGGCACTGCAAGTAGGTCAGCAGCTGTTCATTCCCGGAGCGCGGCTCGACACGACGACGCTCAAAAAAGCAATGGGAGAATTATTCATTTACCCGCTGAACGGAAACTGGCGGCTTACATCGAAATTCGGTTTCCGCCCCGATCCGTTTACCGGCGTCAAATCGACTCATACCGGAATCGATATGGCGATCGCACAGGGTACGCCCATAAAAGCCGCCATGAGCGGAAAAATTATCGCAGCCGGCTATACCAACGTGTACGGAAACTATGTTATAATAGATCATGAAAACGGATACCAAACGTTGTACGGTCATATGCAGAAGCCGTCGCCTCTCAAAAAAGGGCAGCGCGTCGGACAGGGAACCCAGATCGGTTTGGTAGGTAACACCGGATATTCGACCGGCGCGCATCTGCACTTCACCGTTTACAAAAACGGCAAGCTGATAGACCCGTTGACCGTACTCAAATAA